One stretch of Arachis hypogaea cultivar Tifrunner chromosome 20, arahy.Tifrunner.gnm2.J5K5, whole genome shotgun sequence DNA includes these proteins:
- the LOC140182617 gene encoding phosphomevalonate kinase, peroxisomal-like — MLGIRYHMRLMGEAAGVPIEPESQTKLLDATLNLEGVLLAGVPGAGGFDAVFAVTLGDSSSNVTKTWSSLNVLALLVKEDPYGVSLESVDPRTNEITSVVSSIHIE; from the exons ATGCTTGGGATTAGATATCATATGCGCCTAATGGGTGAGGCTGCAGGTGTTCCT ATTGAACCAGAATCACAAACAAAACTTTTAGATGCTACACTGAACTTGGAAGGAGTGTTGTTGGCTGGAGTTCCAGGAGCAGGAGGATTTGATGCTGTCTTTGCTGTTACTTTGGGAGATTCAAGCAGCAATGTGACAAAAACATGGAGCTCACTCAATGTTCTTGCCCTTCTGGTTAAAGAAGATCCTTATGGCGTTTCTTTAGAAAGTGTTGACCCTAGAACAAATGAAATCACTTCAGTTGTATCTTCAATTCATATTGaataa
- the LOC112785578 gene encoding uncharacterized protein, whose amino-acid sequence MDAVREFTILKGREIKFKRNESYRVRAICKWTIGEDEDMVRCPWVAYASRDSEETCWQLKIFKNEHICPRMSKNRAANRRWLAGKLVKKLRRYPSLKHSEAKAYFRRSDAAAQYGLVRDYAETLLKSNPGSTVKIGTYLQGDDPIFEKMYVCLDGCKKGFKVGCHPLIGLDRAFLKTRFGGQILSAMAQDANNHIYPIAWAIVDVENKENWRWFLDLLLDDLGDYMANKWAFMSDMQKGLASAVKELMPNVHHRFCVWHLWKNFNKQGKEQEYRGLLWECVRETTRHGFDQKIDRLKRLNEGAWAYLDKWPREAWTRAYFRYDKKIDNICNNACEVFNSRIKEYRAKPIITLLEEVRMFEMWSIAKNKVKLSHHVGKLPPIQHSRLQKIRKESQKWTPNWSGDEEYQRFEIHSWPTNMAVDLGKCICTCRFWQITGNTKRSCAHRKADDFASVLVAKEKGYKAGESTDPANAATTNTQVAEINENAPLAPGQAVDDANASEIVPPSDPPPPPQQVTRPDKLQSKRKITFNVNPMQRASSGTTARLAEFMTFVPTPGFKPPTTK is encoded by the exons ATGGATGCTGTGAGAGAATTCACCATTCTAAAAGGTAGGGAGATTAAATTTAAAAGGAATGAGAGCTACAGAGTCAGAGCTATTTGCAAGTGGACAATTGGAGAAGATGAGGATATGGTTAGATGTCCATGGGTTGCTTATGCATCTAGGGATTCTGAGGAGACATGctggcaattaaaaatatttaagaatgaaCACATATGTCCTAGGATGAGCAAAAACAGGGCAGCCAATAGGAGATGGCTTGCTGGCAAGTTGGTAAAAAAATTGAGGAGGTATCCGAGCTTAAAGCACAGTGAGGCTAAAGCATATTTCAGGAGAAG TGATGCAGCTGCCCAGTACGGATTGGTTAGAGATTATGCAGAAACTCTACTTAAGAGTAATCCTGGTTCAACAGTAAAGATTGGTACATATCTTCAAGGGGATGATCCTATATTTGAAAAAATGTATGTATGCCTGGATGGATGTAAGAAGGGTTTTAAGGTTGGCTGCCATCCACTGATCGGACTcgacagagccttcttgaagacTCGGTTTGGGGGACAAATACTCTCAGCAATGGCTCAGGATGCCAACAACCATATATATCCAATTGCGTGGGCAATTGTTGATGTTGAGAATAAAGAGAATTGGAGGTGGTTTTTAGACCTGCTGCTTGATGACTTGGGTGACTACATGGCCAACAAATGGGCTTTTATGTCAGACATGCAAAAG GGTTTGGCTTCAGCAGTAAAGGAGCTTATGCCCAATGTACACCATCGATTCTGTGTCTGGCATCTATGGAAGAATTTTAACAAACAAGGGAAAGAGCAGGAGTACAGAGGACTATTATGGGAGTGTGTTAGGGAAACAACTCGCCATGGTTTTGATCAGAAGATAGATAGGTTAAAGAGACTCAACGAGGGAGCTTGGGCATATTTGGATAAGTGGCCTAGAGAAGCATGGACTAGGGCATATTTCCGATacgataaaaaaattgataacatTTGTAACAATGCCTGCGAGGTTTTTAACTCAAGGATCAAGGAATACAGAGCTAAGCCAATAATCACCTTGTTAGAGGAGGTTCGGATGTTTGAGATGTGGTCCATTGCAAAAAACAAGGTCAAGTTATCCCACCATGTTGGTAAGCTCCCACCAATCCAACACAGTAGATTGCAGAAAATCAGGAAAGAATCTCAAAAATGGACACCGAACTGGAGTGGAGATGAAGAGTATCAAAGATTTGAGATCCACAGTTGGCCTACCAACATGGCTGTTGACTTGGGAAAGTGCATATGCACCTGTAGGTTTTGGCAAATAACAG GGAATACAAAGAGGAGTTGCGCTCATAGAAAAGCTGATGACTTTGCTAGTGTccttgttgcaaaagaaaaaggttATAAGGCTGGAGAGAGTACAGATCCAGCAAATGCTGCTACTACTAACACCCAAGTTGCTGAGATTAATGAAAATGCTCCATTAGCACCAGGGCAAGCTGTTGATGATGCAAATGCTTCAGAGATT GTCCCTCCATCAgacccacctccacctccacaacAGGTGACAAGGCCTGACAAGTTGCAATCTAAGAGGAAAATAACTTTCAATGTGaacccaatgcaaagagcaagtTCTGGGACAACTGCACGCTTGGCAGAGTTTATGACATTCGTCCCCACTCCAGGCTTCAAACCACCAACAACAAAATAG